Proteins encoded within one genomic window of Parachlamydia sp. AcF125:
- the queG gene encoding tRNA epoxyqueuosine(34) reductase QueG, protein MTPEITFEEVQTEALRLGWDDVGITEAQIPPDDIKAYTAWLANHYQGDLQYMENLLRCEPQHFFPGAKTAIIFVTHYKQEKVQFRNDAGVVASYARGRDYHHLHRKRLKKFILWLENRSGQSHIAKGFSDSSPVLEKALAVQAGLGWFGKNTLLIHRRFGTFLLLSGLFTTLEFREKTLNLRLPRCGTCRRCLEACPTQAFEAPYILNATKCLSYHLIESKKEIPEEIRHKNPGYVFGCDVCQDVCPHNVRPKTSPLPEFSPQQGMGAYLSFEDMEKIEQNPEKLFGTPLQRRGAAGLRHTMETLNLQNPKQDPPPELQEDEHGQS, encoded by the coding sequence ATGACACCAGAAATTACTTTTGAAGAAGTCCAAACAGAAGCATTGCGTTTAGGTTGGGATGATGTAGGAATTACAGAGGCGCAAATTCCTCCTGACGATATAAAAGCCTATACCGCTTGGCTCGCTAATCATTATCAAGGGGATTTGCAATACATGGAGAATCTCCTGCGCTGCGAACCTCAACACTTCTTTCCAGGCGCAAAAACAGCCATCATCTTCGTCACCCATTATAAACAAGAGAAAGTCCAGTTTCGCAACGATGCGGGGGTCGTCGCCTCCTACGCCCGAGGAAGAGATTATCATCACCTTCATCGGAAAAGATTAAAAAAATTCATCCTTTGGCTTGAGAATCGTTCAGGACAAAGCCATATTGCCAAAGGCTTTAGCGATTCTTCCCCTGTGCTTGAAAAAGCTCTTGCTGTACAAGCTGGGCTCGGTTGGTTCGGGAAAAACACCTTGTTAATTCATCGCCGCTTTGGCACTTTTCTGCTCCTTTCAGGCCTTTTTACCACGCTTGAGTTTCGAGAAAAAACTTTAAATCTTCGCTTACCACGCTGCGGCACCTGTCGCCGATGCTTGGAGGCGTGCCCTACTCAGGCATTTGAAGCGCCCTATATTTTAAATGCGACAAAATGTTTATCTTATCACCTGATTGAATCTAAAAAAGAAATCCCCGAAGAAATTCGCCATAAAAATCCAGGTTATGTTTTTGGATGTGATGTTTGCCAGGACGTTTGTCCCCACAATGTTAGGCCAAAAACTTCCCCCTTGCCCGAATTTTCCCCCCAACAGGGCATGGGCGCTTATCTATCTTTTGAAGATATGGAAAAAATTGAGCAGAATCCGGAAAAACTATTTGGCACGCCGCTTCAACGGCGTGGCGCAGCGGGATTGAGACATACCATGGAAACCTTAAATTTGCAAAATCCCAAGCAAGATCCTCCTCCGGAACTACAAGAAGATGAGCATGGACAATCTTGA
- the accC gene encoding acetyl-CoA carboxylase biotin carboxylase subunit, with the protein MQKVLIANRGEIAVRIIRACHDLNLQTVAVYSEADAEALHVLHADEAICIGEAPSSKSYLKIPHILSACEITGADAVHPGYGFLSENPNFASICESCGLNFIGPSPKSIALLGDKAKAKATAMSVGCPVIPGSDGVVSDSAQALEVAKELGFPVFIKAVAGGGGKGIRIAYHAEEFNKSFLAARAEAEASFGNPDVYLEKMILSPRHIEVQVMGDKHGNYIHLGERDCTIQRRRQKLIEEAPSPVLSAKLREKMGQAAIKVVKAAGYHSVGTVEFLLDQDHQFYFMEVNTRIQVEHTVTEELTGVDLVREQIKIAMGKELEYTQKDVQFEGHVIQFRINAEDPRKGFTPSPGQLEYYLPPGGPGIRVDSACYSGYKIPPNYDSMIGKLIVHGKNRAEAVAIGKRALREFHIGGVSSTIPFHLYMLEDNKFLKADFDLAYIDQLISEGSQFTRD; encoded by the coding sequence ATACAAAAAGTTCTTATTGCTAACCGCGGCGAAATTGCTGTGCGAATCATCAGAGCTTGCCATGATTTAAATTTGCAAACAGTCGCTGTTTATTCTGAGGCGGATGCTGAAGCCTTACATGTTTTGCATGCAGACGAAGCCATTTGCATTGGTGAAGCGCCTTCGAGTAAATCTTATTTAAAAATTCCTCACATCCTCTCTGCTTGCGAAATTACGGGAGCTGACGCGGTTCATCCGGGATATGGCTTTTTAAGTGAAAACCCAAATTTTGCTTCGATTTGCGAAAGCTGCGGTCTTAACTTTATTGGCCCCTCTCCCAAATCGATCGCTCTTTTAGGAGACAAAGCCAAGGCAAAAGCTACAGCTATGAGCGTTGGATGCCCGGTGATTCCTGGGTCTGACGGCGTGGTTTCAGATAGCGCCCAAGCCTTAGAAGTTGCCAAAGAGCTTGGTTTTCCTGTTTTTATCAAGGCGGTTGCTGGTGGAGGAGGAAAGGGCATTCGGATTGCATACCATGCAGAAGAGTTTAACAAATCTTTTTTAGCTGCTAGAGCTGAAGCGGAAGCTAGTTTTGGAAATCCGGATGTCTATTTGGAAAAAATGATTCTATCTCCACGCCATATTGAAGTGCAAGTTATGGGAGATAAGCATGGAAATTACATCCATTTAGGGGAACGGGATTGCACGATCCAAAGGCGACGTCAAAAATTAATTGAAGAGGCTCCAAGTCCGGTACTTTCGGCAAAACTTCGCGAAAAAATGGGACAGGCAGCTATTAAGGTCGTGAAAGCTGCTGGCTACCATTCAGTAGGGACGGTTGAATTTTTGCTCGATCAAGACCATCAATTTTACTTTATGGAAGTCAACACCCGGATTCAAGTTGAGCATACTGTTACAGAAGAGTTGACAGGCGTAGACCTTGTTAGAGAGCAAATTAAAATTGCAATGGGGAAAGAGCTTGAATATACCCAAAAGGATGTTCAATTTGAAGGACACGTCATTCAATTTCGCATTAATGCAGAAGATCCTAGGAAAGGGTTCACTCCTTCTCCTGGACAGTTAGAATATTACCTACCACCCGGAGGCCCTGGCATACGCGTGGATAGCGCTTGTTATTCTGGATACAAAATCCCACCTAACTATGATTCCATGATCGGAAAGCTAATTGTGCATGGAAAAAACCGAGCAGAAGCTGTTGCCATTGGGAAAAGAGCTCTTCGTGAGTTTCATATCGGGGGAGTATCTTCCACCATCCCTTTTCATTTATACATGCTTGAGGACAACAAGTTTTTAAAGGCAGATTTTGATCTTGCCTATATCGACCAGCTAATTTCTGAAGGATCTCAATTTACACGAGATTAA
- the accB gene encoding acetyl-CoA carboxylase biotin carboxyl carrier protein, producing the protein MELKQIKELMAAMGRSDMKELFIKEGDFELRLERGAAIPFLETEFTSPPPHFAAQYEEAYHRSSRSPSKAGDIPSSLHTPIPEEVKSESLPGTYVKSPMVGTFYSSPAPDEPTFVKKGDVITKDTVVCIIEAMKVMNEVKAGVEGIVVEVLVTNGQPVEFGTKLIEISSKK; encoded by the coding sequence TTGGAACTTAAGCAAATAAAAGAACTTATGGCCGCAATGGGGCGAAGTGATATGAAAGAGCTTTTTATAAAAGAAGGCGATTTCGAGCTTAGATTAGAGAGAGGAGCAGCAATTCCTTTTTTAGAAACAGAATTTACTTCACCGCCGCCCCATTTTGCCGCTCAGTATGAAGAGGCTTATCACCGTTCTTCCAGAAGCCCTTCTAAAGCAGGCGACATTCCTTCTTCTCTTCACACCCCGATTCCGGAGGAGGTAAAGTCTGAATCCCTGCCTGGCACTTATGTCAAATCCCCCATGGTTGGGACATTTTATTCATCTCCAGCACCAGATGAACCCACTTTTGTAAAAAAAGGAGATGTGATTACTAAGGATACTGTCGTATGCATCATCGAAGCTATGAAGGTGATGAACGAAGTTAAAGCTGGTGTCGAAGGCATTGTAGTAGAGGTTTTAGTCACAAATGGTCAGCCTGTCGAATTTGGCACCAAATTGATTGAAATTTCCTCTAAGAAATAG
- a CDS encoding elongation factor P: MVASNQITPGMILSISEKLYKVESSVKVTVPKGAPFIKTKLKDLATNQVVEKSFKIGQTVSDVPLVERHLEFLYLEGKSYLFLDIRNLDKILIPPEVIGAKVNYLKEGVDIKASFYGDTVFSVELPQFLELMVSKVENEKGKGANPGARIAVLETGASVPVPPFIDVGDIIKVDTKANEYIQRV, translated from the coding sequence ATGGTTGCAAGTAATCAAATTACTCCTGGAATGATTCTTTCAATTAGCGAAAAGCTATACAAAGTAGAATCTAGTGTTAAAGTCACTGTGCCAAAAGGCGCCCCTTTTATTAAAACCAAGTTAAAAGATCTTGCGACTAATCAGGTTGTCGAAAAAAGTTTTAAAATTGGTCAAACGGTCAGTGACGTTCCTCTCGTTGAGAGACATTTGGAATTTCTTTATTTAGAAGGAAAGAGCTATTTATTCTTGGATATTCGCAATCTAGATAAAATTTTAATTCCTCCCGAGGTGATTGGCGCTAAAGTCAATTACCTAAAAGAAGGAGTAGATATTAAGGCTTCTTTTTATGGAGATACAGTATTTTCTGTTGAACTCCCACAATTTTTAGAGTTAATGGTATCGAAAGTGGAAAATGAGAAGGGGAAAGGGGCAAATCCAGGAGCTAGGATTGCCGTTTTAGAGACAGGCGCTTCGGTCCCGGTTCCCCCTTTTATTGATGTGGGAGATATCATTAAAGTGGATACCAAGGCAAACGAATATATACAACGCGTTTAG
- the rpe gene encoding ribulose-phosphate 3-epimerase, whose amino-acid sequence MENHSLKIAPSILSADFGKMADEARRVEDAGADYIHIDIMDGNFVPNLTMGPKMVAAINRATTMFLDVHLMVYHPFDYIERFVEAGADMLTFHFESTEDIEETLAYIRKCNIKAGLAFSPETSLSMIPKFLDKCDMVLLMTVNPGFGGQEFMPEVLEKVKFTRDLCRKLNICEGGKYAPEGADPSTIKPFLIEVDGGINPQTAELCVKAGANVLVSGSYLFHAADLKAAVESLRVKQ is encoded by the coding sequence ATGGAAAACCACTCTCTTAAAATTGCTCCCTCTATCCTTTCTGCGGATTTTGGAAAAATGGCTGATGAAGCACGCCGCGTTGAAGATGCTGGAGCAGATTATATTCACATTGATATTATGGACGGCAATTTTGTCCCCAATCTCACTATGGGGCCAAAAATGGTGGCTGCGATTAATCGAGCGACTACCATGTTTTTAGACGTGCATTTAATGGTTTATCATCCCTTCGATTATATTGAAAGATTTGTTGAAGCTGGAGCTGATATGCTAACTTTTCATTTTGAATCAACTGAAGATATAGAAGAAACGTTAGCTTATATTCGAAAATGTAATATCAAAGCAGGATTGGCTTTTTCCCCAGAAACTTCTTTGTCAATGATTCCGAAATTTTTAGATAAATGCGATATGGTCCTTCTAATGACTGTCAATCCTGGGTTTGGTGGGCAAGAATTTATGCCTGAAGTTTTGGAAAAAGTGAAATTTACGCGCGATCTTTGCCGCAAATTAAACATTTGTGAAGGGGGAAAATATGCACCCGAAGGTGCTGACCCGTCTACTATAAAGCCTTTTTTGATTGAAGTGGATGGAGGAATTAATCCCCAAACGGCAGAATTATGCGTCAAAGCTGGCGCAAATGTGCTTGTCTCTGGATCGTATCTTTTTCATGCTGCAGACCTCAAGGCAGCTGTTGAGTCTTTGCGGGTGAAGCAATAA